A genome region from bacterium includes the following:
- a CDS encoding bifunctional 3,4-dihydroxy-2-butanone-4-phosphate synthase/GTP cyclohydrolase II has protein sequence MDVVFDPIEDALAAIAAGEMIIVVDDPDRENEGDFIMAAELVTAERVNFMARHGRGMICASLTQERCKTLGLDLMVGENTALHATAFTVSVDARAGTTTGISAQDRAITLRALADSATAPADLARPGHIHPLMAARGGVLQRAGHTEASVDLARLAGLQPVGVLCEIMRDDGSMARVPDLARVRDTFGLKMITIEDLIAWRSAHESQIVTRVQVRMPTPWGEFNLHHFYSPVDKRDHLALVMGDPAAAVEPVLVRVHSECLTGDVFGSMRCDCGNQLHHAMRLVADEGVGVVLYMRQEGRGIGLANKLRAYALQDDGADTVEANERLGFPPDLRHYGIGAQILQELGLKHIRLLTNNPRKIVGLKGFGIEVVERVPLQVPHGAFNEHYLRTKKTKLGHMLNM, from the coding sequence ATGGACGTCGTGTTTGATCCGATCGAGGACGCCCTGGCCGCCATCGCCGCGGGCGAGATGATCATCGTGGTGGACGACCCCGACCGCGAGAATGAGGGGGACTTCATCATGGCCGCCGAGCTGGTGACGGCGGAGCGGGTCAACTTCATGGCCAGGCACGGCCGGGGCATGATCTGCGCCAGCCTGACCCAGGAGCGCTGCAAGACCCTGGGCCTGGATTTGATGGTGGGCGAGAACACGGCCCTCCACGCCACGGCCTTCACTGTCAGCGTGGACGCGCGGGCCGGCACCACGACCGGCATCAGCGCCCAGGACCGGGCCATCACCCTGCGCGCCCTGGCCGACTCCGCCACCGCCCCCGCCGATCTGGCCCGCCCCGGCCACATCCATCCGCTCATGGCCGCCCGCGGCGGGGTGCTGCAGCGCGCCGGCCACACCGAGGCCTCGGTCGACCTGGCCCGCCTCGCCGGCCTGCAGCCGGTGGGCGTCCTTTGCGAGATCATGAGGGACGACGGCAGCATGGCCCGCGTCCCCGACCTGGCCCGCGTGCGCGACACCTTCGGCCTCAAGATGATCACCATCGAGGATCTGATCGCCTGGCGCTCCGCCCATGAAAGCCAGATTGTGACACGCGTGCAGGTGCGCATGCCAACGCCCTGGGGCGAGTTCAACCTGCATCATTTCTACTCGCCGGTGGACAAGCGCGACCACCTGGCCCTCGTCATGGGTGACCCCGCCGCCGCCGTGGAGCCGGTGCTGGTCCGCGTCCACAGCGAGTGTCTCACGGGCGACGTCTTCGGCAGCATGCGCTGCGACTGCGGCAACCAGCTCCACCATGCCATGCGGCTGGTGGCCGACGAAGGAGTGGGCGTCGTCCTCTACATGCGGCAGGAGGGCCGCGGCATCGGCCTTGCCAACAAGCTGCGCGCCTATGCCCTGCAGGACGACGGCGCCGACACGGTGGAGGCCAACGAGCGTCTCGGCTTCCCGCCCGACCTGCGCCACTACGGCATCGGCGCGCAGATCCTCCAGGAGCTGGGCCTGAAGCACATTCGCCTCCTCACCAACAACCCGCGCAAGATCGTCGGCTTGAAGGGTTTCGGCATCGAGGTGGTGGAGCGAGTGCCGCTCCAGGTGCCGCACGGCGCCTTCAACGAACACTACCTTCGCACCAAGAAGACCAAGCTGGGCCACATGTTGAACATGTAA
- the ribE gene encoding 6,7-dimethyl-8-ribityllumazine synthase: MKEINGQLQAKGRRFGIVLGRFNDLIGGRLLEGALDCIERHGGERAKVTVVRVPGAFEIPLAAARLADSGQVDAIICLGAVIRGATPHFEVVMHESAKGMAQVMLEKRLPVANGVLTTDTIEQAVERAGTKAGNKGWDAALSAIEMADLMARLG; the protein is encoded by the coding sequence ATGAAGGAGATCAATGGGCAGCTGCAGGCCAAGGGCCGGCGCTTCGGCATCGTGCTGGGGCGTTTCAACGACCTGATCGGCGGACGCCTGCTGGAGGGCGCCCTCGACTGCATCGAGCGCCACGGCGGGGAGCGGGCCAAGGTCACGGTGGTGCGCGTGCCCGGCGCCTTCGAGATTCCCCTGGCCGCGGCCCGCTTGGCCGACTCCGGGCAGGTGGACGCCATCATCTGCCTGGGCGCCGTCATCCGGGGCGCCACGCCGCACTTCGAGGTGGTGATGCACGAGTCGGCCAAGGGCATGGCCCAGGTCATGCTCGAGAAGCGCCTGCCTGTCGCCAACGGCGTGCTGACCACGGACACCATCGAGCAGGCGGTGGAGCGCGCCGGCACCAAGGCCGGCAACAAGGGCTGGGACGCCGCCCTGTCCGCCATCGAAATGGCGGACCTGATGGCGCGGCTGGGCTGA
- a CDS encoding riboflavin synthase, producing the protein MFTGIVEELGTVEAVRSEGGGRRLRLRASRVLADLKPEDSLLVNGVCLTVTAVGAGLVELQAVGETLSKTTLGGLASGAAVHLERALTLQTRLGGHFVQGHVDCTGRVTRLERATLGMELELAFPHDFLRFTARTGSICLDGVSLTVAGAARREGSEGRARVALIPYTLEHTTLGRRRPGDALNVEFDCLAKVVEQLLQHGAARAPGEGPGGLSWGTLTGLGT; encoded by the coding sequence ATGTTCACCGGCATCGTGGAGGAGCTGGGCACGGTGGAAGCCGTCCGCTCCGAGGGCGGCGGCCGGCGCCTGCGCCTTCGCGCCAGCCGCGTGCTGGCCGATCTCAAGCCGGAGGACAGCCTGCTCGTCAACGGCGTCTGCCTCACGGTCACGGCCGTCGGCGCCGGCCTGGTGGAGCTGCAGGCGGTGGGCGAGACCCTGTCCAAGACGACCCTGGGCGGCCTGGCCTCCGGTGCCGCCGTGCACCTGGAGCGTGCCCTCACCCTGCAGACCCGCCTGGGCGGGCACTTCGTGCAGGGTCACGTGGACTGCACCGGCCGCGTCACGCGCCTGGAGCGGGCCACCCTGGGCATGGAGCTGGAGCTGGCATTCCCCCACGACTTCCTCCGCTTCACGGCGCGCACCGGTTCCATCTGCCTGGACGGCGTCAGCCTGACCGTGGCCGGAGCGGCCCGGCGCGAGGGGAGCGAGGGGCGGGCGCGGGTGGCGCTCATTCCCTACACCCTGGAGCACACCACCCTGGGCCGGCGGCGCCCCGGCGACGCTTTGAACGTGGAGTTCGACTGCTTGGCGAAGGTCGTCGAGCAGCTGCTGCAACACGGGGCGGCGCGCGCCCCGGGAGAGGGGCCGGGCGGTCTCTCCTGGGGGACGCTGACCGGCCTCGGCACCTGA
- the ribD gene encoding bifunctional diaminohydroxyphosphoribosylaminopyrimidine deaminase/5-amino-6-(5-phosphoribosylamino)uracil reductase RibD, with product MSSLWPQSLLPAMRRALALAERGRPGAAPNPMVGAVLVREGRLLAEGWHERAGDPHAEVRCLRGLPRSVTRGADLVVTLEPCCHEGRTPPCTGLILAAGISRLVAAMEDPNPLVAGQGLAQLRAGGVETTCGLLEGEARALNRHFVSAMTRGRPWVTLKWAQSLDGLITRQAGRPTALSGPASREETRLLRAAHPGLLIGVGTALADDPLLGLPHIPGRPFSGRAPHRLVLDSRARLPLDGRLVRSAREQPLTLLCGREAPTVRVRRLERLGVGVARHGGAARPPLDWVLAECLALGLDGLLVEGGAAVHGSFLAAGLVDELVTITAPLLLGRGLPAVQIAEGVAPARAFRLVRQRRVGADLWQAWRPEARG from the coding sequence ATGTCCAGCCTCTGGCCCCAATCCCTCTTGCCGGCCATGCGCCGCGCCCTGGCGCTGGCTGAGCGGGGACGCCCCGGCGCCGCCCCCAACCCGATGGTGGGCGCCGTGCTTGTGCGGGAGGGCCGCCTCCTGGCCGAAGGCTGGCACGAGCGCGCCGGCGATCCCCACGCCGAGGTCCGCTGCCTGCGCGGCCTGCCGCGCAGCGTGACCCGGGGCGCCGATCTCGTCGTCACCCTGGAACCCTGCTGCCATGAGGGCCGCACCCCCCCCTGCACCGGACTCATCCTGGCCGCCGGGATCTCCCGCCTCGTCGCGGCGATGGAGGATCCCAATCCCCTGGTCGCCGGACAGGGCCTGGCCCAATTGCGCGCCGGCGGCGTGGAGACGACCTGCGGCCTGTTGGAAGGGGAGGCCCGCGCCCTCAACCGCCACTTCGTCAGCGCCATGACCCGCGGCCGGCCCTGGGTCACGCTGAAATGGGCCCAGAGCCTGGACGGCCTCATCACCCGGCAGGCCGGTCGGCCCACCGCTTTGAGCGGACCGGCCAGCCGGGAGGAGACCCGCCTGCTGCGCGCCGCCCACCCCGGCCTCCTCATCGGGGTCGGCACGGCGCTGGCCGACGACCCCCTGCTTGGTTTGCCGCACATCCCGGGCCGGCCCTTCAGCGGCCGCGCCCCGCACCGCCTGGTGCTGGATTCCCGGGCCCGCTTGCCCCTCGACGGACGCCTGGTCCGCTCGGCGCGGGAGCAGCCGCTCACCCTCCTCTGCGGGCGGGAAGCGCCCACGGTGCGCGTGCGCCGGCTGGAGCGCCTGGGCGTGGGCGTGGCCCGCCACGGCGGCGCCGCGCGGCCTCCCCTGGACTGGGTGCTGGCGGAGTGCCTGGCCCTGGGCCTGGACGGCCTCCTGGTGGAAGGCGGAGCTGCCGTTCACGGCTCCTTCCTGGCCGCCGGCCTGGTCGACGAGCTGGTGACGATCACCGCGCCGCTGCTGCTGGGTCGCGGCCTCCCCGCTGTCCAGATCGCCGAGGGCGTGGCGCCGGCCAGGGCCTTCCGCCTGGTCCGGCAAAGGCGGGTCGGCGCCGACCTCTGGCAGGCCTGGCGTCCGGAAGCGAGGGGGTAG